The following is a genomic window from Longimicrobium sp..
GTAGAACATCAGGGGACAGGGTACAGGGAACAGGGGACAGCGGGCAACTGGGAGGGGGAGGGTGGAGCGCCGGACGCCAACGCTTTCGGGCGGGCGGGGGTCTTGGAAACATGCGTTCGAACGACGATGGAATCTCCGGGGCCGGCCCGGCGCTCGCCGCCGCCGGCCGCAAGCGCGTCCTGCTGGTGGACGACGACCCGGACCAGCACCAGACGTGCGGGGTGCTGCTGGCGCACCTGGGCTACGAGGTGATCTCCGCCTACCAGGGCGACGAGGGCTTCGAGGCGGCCCGCGCGCACCGGCCGCACGTGATCCTGCTGGACCTCCACATGCCCACCGTGGGCGGCGACACGGTGGCGCGCGCCCTGGCCGACGACCCGGCCACCGAGGCCATCCCCATCATCGTGGTCACCGCCGACGCCTTCGCCCGCGGCCGCATGGACGACCCGCCGCTCTCCATCCGCGACTGGCTGGTGAAGCCGTGCGTCCCCGCCGAGGTGGCCGCCGCCGTCGCCGTCGTGATCGGCGAGCCCGGGTAGTCGGGCGAAGGCTCTCATACCGTCTTTCGAGATTCGCCGTGCATTGGAAGCTGTCATTCCGAGTGGAGCCCGATGCGCTGATCTCGCGTTCGCCACCGAA
Proteins encoded in this region:
- a CDS encoding response regulator; the protein is MRSNDDGISGAGPALAAAGRKRVLLVDDDPDQHQTCGVLLAHLGYEVISAYQGDEGFEAARAHRPHVILLDLHMPTVGGDTVARALADDPATEAIPIIVVTADAFARGRMDDPPLSIRDWLVKPCVPAEVAAAVAVVIGEPG